The genomic window AGCAATTATTTAAGAGTTTCTGTTGAAGGAAGGTTGAGCTTTTGGCAATCAATTTCGATAATGTTTTGTCCAAACCGTCTAGTTTTGGGTACTTAAGCTCAATACCAAAAATACCTACCCATCTTACGGCAAAAACAGGTACGGTAATCCCTACCTTAAAGGTAGTAGTTTACAAAACTTTATCATTACTTTTGGGTGATGTATTTCAGCAATTGCCTAAGAATTTGAGCCAATACCAATTAAATAGGTATGGTAATTCCTCCCTTAAAAGTAGTAGTTTGCAAATACTTACAATTATTTTTCACCCAGTCGCTTTTGTAATTTTTTAATGGCTTGATACATTTCTGGCAAGCGACTATAAACCACAGCAGCTTTAATATGGAGTTTATGGGAAATTGCTGGAGTTCCAGAAACGATCGCCCCAGGTTCAACATCACTGAGAATTCCGGCTCTAGCTGCGGCGATCGCACCGTTACCAACTTTAGCTTGATTAGCAACGCCTACTTGACCTGCAAAAATAACGCGATTTCCTACGGTTACCCCCCCAGCAAAACCTACTTGTGCGGCGATCGCGCAGTTTTCCCCAACTTGGCAACCATGACCGATTTGGACTAAGTTATCAATTTTTGTTTGCTTGCCAATGCGGGTTTCGCCTACAGAGGGGCGATCAATGGTGCTATTACAGCCAACTTCTACCCCATCTTCTAAAACGGTAATGCCCGACTGCTCCATTTTGTACCAGCCCGTAGAAATGGGAACAAACCCAAAGCCTTCAGCGCCAATAACTGCACCGCTATGAATTACACAATCGCAGCCGATAAGAGCGCGTTCGCTAATTGTACAATTGGCGTGTAAGGTGGTGCGACTGCCAATCTGGACTTGAGGATAAACGACAACGTTGGGGTGAATGCAAACGCGATCGCCAATTTGGACATCAGCTTCAATGACCACATGAGCGCCAATATAAACATCTTTCCCTATTTGTGCCGTAGGATGAATCACCGCCGTAGGATGAATCCCAGGCATGGGGCGGTAAGGTTGGTAAAATAAAGCGATTACCTTGGCAAATAATAATCGTGGCTCTGAGGTAGAAATCCAAGCTATATCGCGTTCTTGAGCTTGTGCTTGCAAAGCTTCGTTTTGGGGCAAAATCAAGGCACTAGCGCTAGTTTTAGCGACCTGGGAGGCAAATTTCCCCCCTTCTATGTAACTAAGAGTATTGGCAGTAGCTTCATCTATAGCAGCAACCCTAGTAAGTTCGACATCGTTCTCTGGCAGGCTGTTATTAGTGGCACTGTCGCCTAGTTTTTGAACTATTTCGCTAAATTTCATGTTTTGCTCTTTTAAACGCTTGCAATATTATTGAACGCCCTAGGGTCAGCGATGCGTAAATAGGTACGGCAATCCCTACCTTAAAAGTAGTAGTTTACAAATCTTTATCATTACTTTTGAGCGATTAACGAAGATGATCGTTAGATTTGATACATTTTTAGCAATGTTATTAGGTGCAAATATCACCGATCGCTTGTCCAGCGATCCACGCAGTTGTCCAAGCACTTTGAAAATTGAAGCCCCCAGTAACGCCATCAATATCTAAAATCTCTCCAGCAAAATGCAAGCCTGGTGTAAGGCGACTTGCCATTGTTTTGAAGTTGACTTGTTTGAGATTGACACCGCCGCAGGTAACAAATTCTTCTTTAAAAGCTCCTTTACCTTGGATTTGATAAGCGCCTTGGGTGAGTTCTTGAAGGAGTTGGTTTAAGCTTTTGTTAGATAGTTCTGCCCACCGTTCTTCGCTGCGGATACCCGCACGAGCGACTATATACTGCCAAAGACGATGAGGTAAATCTATTCCACGCTGCAAAGCGATCGCTTTTTTTGGATTCTCTGTTTTAACTAACAGCAGTTGCGACTTTAGTTGGTCGCTATCGTACTGAGGTTGCCAATTAATTAATAAAGTTGCTTGATATTGAAAGTCGTGTAACACTCTTGCACCCCAAGCTGATAGTTTGAGAACCGCAGGGCCACTTAATCCCCAATGGGTAATTAGTAAAGGTGCTGTTTGTTCTAAACAAGTTTTTTTATCGACTAATAAGCGCAATTTTACAGGATTGGCGCTGATTCCAGCTAATTGTTTTAATTGCTTGTCAAGAATATTAAAGGTAAATAGAGAAGGTACGGGGGGTTCGATAGTGTGACCTAAACTCTGAGCAATTTGATAGCCGAGGGGATTGCTACCAGTAGCTAGTAAAATGCGATCGCACGTCAACTTTTCCCCGGTTTTTAGTTCGATTTCAAACCCTGCTGATTGCTTGACAACGGATACAACAGTTGTCCCCGTTCGTAGTTCTACTCCAGCAATATGAGCGGCTTTTGTTAGGCATTCAATAATTGTTTCGGAACTATCGGTAGTTGGAAACATTCTGCCATCAGCTTCAGTTTTTAGCTCTACTCCTTGACTTGCAAACCATTTAACGGTGTCAGTAGCTTGAAAGCGACTAAAAGCACCCCGCAAAGCCTTTTCACCTCTAGGATAATTTTGCACCAGTCCCATAGCGTCGAAACAAGCATGAGTGACATTACAACGTCCTCCACCAGAGACGCGAACTTTTGCCAAAGGTTGGCGACTAGCTTCTAATAAAGTAACTTGGGTATGGGGATGAGCTTTAGCACAAGCAACTGCACCAAAATAGCCTGCTGCACCACCTCCAATTGCTACGACTCGTAAAAGCTGCATTAATGTCCTTGATTTTTTACAGTTCCAGCCTAACTAATTTAGGCGATCGCACCACTCCAAAATATTAGGAAGATTAATTGCCGAGTATTCAATGAGGAGATAAATTGACAAGTTGAGTAATCCTAGGTTTCCCTGAAATCTTACCAATCTAGATACTTGCTTAGACACCTCGATCAACTCTGGATCGTATTCTGTACCAAGCAAATTATTGTTACAGTTTCCGCAAATAGAGAGTAAGATAAGTCTGCTTTGAGAGATTGTTGACTTTTTATTTGGTTCACAGAGGTACTGTGATAAGTGGCTTAATTCGACAGGTGTTGGTTTAATGCAACCTTGTAGACGAATAGGATTTCGTGTGAGTTGAGAATGTTGCCCACAAATATTGCAGAATCCTTCTTTGTTACCCTTAAATTTTAATTGCATAATTTTTCTTAATTCTAGATTTGGACAGTTAACTCTACACATTTCCTACATCTACCCCCGGAATTTTTCTATATATTTAGTTTATTTAGGTGTTAATAAAGAATTTTTCTAGTTAATGTCCTTCATAACTATTTGCGGCAATACGATCACTTCAACGTCTATAGCTCTAGCCAAGTGCGATCGCACTTGAAGCTATAGGTGTTTGTAACTGATAATAGGTTAAATACTATTTCGGGATTGCAATCGTGACAGAACAAGGTCGTTACAAAGATACTGTTAATCTGCCTCAAACAAAATTTGATATGCGGGCGAACGCTACCAAGCGCGAACCGGAGATTCAAAAGTTTTGGGCAGACAATCAAATTTACGATCGCCTGTCGCAAAACAATCCTGGCGAAATATTTGTGCTTCACGATGGCCCACCCTACGCCAATGGGGCGCTGCATATCGGTCACGCCTTAAATAAAATCCTCAAAGATATCATCAGTCGCTACCAGTTACTTAAGGGGCGCAAAGCTCGTTATGTACCGGGTTGGGATTGTCACGGGTTGCCGATTGAACTTAAAGTTTTGCAAAATATGAAGCAAAGCGAAAGGTTAAACCTAACTCCCCTAGAACTGCGTCACAAAGCTAGAGATTTTGCTTTAAAAGCTGTCGGCGAACAAAGCCAAGGTTTCCAACGTTTCGGCGTTTGGGGCGATTGGGAGCATCCTTATTTAACCATGACTCCTGACTACGAAGCGGCGCAGATTGGGGTTTTTGGACAGATGGTACTAAAAGGTTATATTTATCGCGGTTTTAAACCTGTCCATTGGAGTCCTAGCTCTAAAACTGCCTTAGCGGAAGCTGAACTAGAATATCCTGAAGGTCATACTTCTTCAAGTATCTATGCAGCTTTTGCGATGACTAGCTTATCAGAGTCGGCGAAGTCTGCGTTAGAACCTTATTTACCTCAGCTATCTGTTGCTATTTGGACAACTACCCCTTGGACTATCCCGGCGAATTTGGCAGTTAGCGTCAATCCTAGGCTTGATTATGTAGTAGTTGAAATTGGTTCGTCATCCAAATATCTAATTGTCGCTGCTGATCTGGTTGGTACTTTGTCCGCCAAGTTAGAAACGCAGCTAACAGTAAAAGCAACGGTTAAAGGTAAGGATTTAGAACATTCTACTTATCGACATCCTTTATTTGACCGCGAAAGCCCGATTTTAATTGGTGGCGAATACGTGACTACAGAATCGGGTACAGGATTAGTGCATACTGCACCAGGTCACGGACAAGAAGATTATATCGTTGGTCAGCGTTACGGGTTGCCTATCCTTGCGCCAGTAGATGAAAACGGCAACTTTACAGAAGAAGCGGGAAAATTTGTTGGGTTGAATGTATTGGGTGAAGGAAATACCGCCGTTATTGAAGCTTTAACGGAAGCGGGATCTTTGTTGAAGATGGAAGCTTACGCCCACAAATATCCTTATGATTGGCGGACTAAAAAGCCGACGATTTTTAGAGCAACCGAACAGTGGTTTGCATCGGTAGCAGGGTTTAGAGAAGAAGCTTTAAAAGTACTCGCATCGGTGCAATGGATTCCACCCCAAGGAGAAAATCGCATTACGCCAATGGTAAGCGATCGCGCAGATTGGTGTATTTCTCGTCAACGTAGCTGGGGCGTACCTATCCCGGTATTTTACGATGAGGAAACAAACGAGCCATTGATGAACGAAGAAACGATCGCCTACGTGCAGAAAATATTTGCAGAAAAAGGTTCTGATGCTTGGTGGGAAATGCCGTTAGATGAATTATTGCCCGAAAAATACCGCGATAATGGCAAAACTTACCGCAAAGGTACAGATACGATGGATGTTTGGTTTGATTCTGGATCATCTTGGGCGGCGGTAGCTAAACAAAGACCCGAACTAAAATATCCCGCAGATATCTATTTGGAAGGATCGGATCAACATCGTGGTTGGTTTCAGTCTAGTTTATTAACTAGCGTCGCTAATAACGGCATTGCACCTTTTAAAACCGTGTTAACTCACGGCTTTACCTTGGATGAAAAAGGCAGCAAGATGAGCAAATCTTTGGGTAATGTGATCGATCCCAATGTTGTGATTTCCGGCGGCAAAAATCAAAAAGAAGAGCCACCTTACGGAGCGGATGTACTGCGTTTGTGGGTGTCGTCGGTAGATTATTCAACGGATGTATCTATTAGTAAAAACATCCTTAAACAAATGGGCGATGTCAGGAGTAAAATTCGCAATACGGCGCGGTTTTTACTTGGCAATTTGCATGATTTTGACCCTAGCAAAGACGTTGTCCCTTACGAGCAATTGCCGGAACTCGATCGCTATATGCTGCACCGGATTACGGAAGTATTTACCGATGTAACTCAAGCTTTCGATCGCTTTCAATTTTTCCGCTTTTTCCAAGCTGTACAAAATTTCTGCACAATTGATTTATCTAACTTCTATTTAGATATTGGTAAAGATCGGTTGTATATAAGTGCTGAAAATACTTTGCGTCGTCGCAGTTGTCAAACGGTGCTGCACGTAGCTTTAGAAAATTTGACCCGCGCGATCGCACCTGTACTATGTCACACCGCCGAAGATATCTGGCAATTTCTCCCCTACTCTACGCCCTATAAATCAGTGTTTGAAGCGGGTTGGGTGCAATTAGACGAAAAATGGCAAAAGCCAGAATTACTAGCGTTTTGGCAGCAATTAAGAACAATTCGCACCGAAGTTAACAAGGTTTTGGAGCAGGCAAGGGTACAAAAAGCGATCGGTTCGGCTTTGGAAGCTAAGGTATTGCTTTATATTGCCGATCCCCAGTTGCGACAACAGTTGCAAGCGCTTGATTCTACTTCCCTCACAAATAGAGTTGATGAACTGCGTTATATGTTTATCGTTTCTGGAGTGGAACTGTTAAAAACTCCTGAAGCTTTAGAGCAAGCTAAGTACAGCTACAAGTCTGATAGTTTGGGTATTGGCGTAGCGGCGGCTGATGGGCATAAATGCGATCGCTGTTGGAATTATTCAACCTATGTCGGTATGTCTGCGGAACATCCTTTGCTTTGCGATCGCTGTGTTGCTGCTTTAGTGGGAGAGTTTTAAGCCTTCCCAAATTTTACTATAAGAAAAACCAAGACTTGGGGGGTCTGCCCCCCAAACCCCCCATTGGGGGACGGTTGCGTCCCCCAAACCCCCTCCAAACTAGAGTCCTATCTTTGAGCCAATAAGCTTTGTCTGGGGCAAGCGGAGTTTCGTCAGTTTTAAAGGTCAAAAGCTACATATAAACGACATACTTATGTCATATTTACCAAGCACAATAGAAAATACAGAATATTTATAGGAGTGAAGTTAGTGCAACTGAAGCGATCGCCCACAAAGCGGAAAGTTTTGGGTGTGGCTTTGCCTCACCAAAACCTTTTCAAGACGAAGTTGCTGGTTGCAGGTGTAAGTGTTTTAAGTCTTGCTGTTGCTGGATGTAGCCAAGCAATAGATGCCCAGCCTCTCAAACAAACTCAAAGTCCCGTTACAACCAAGTCTGATAATGCCGATGTCAAAGCTTTAGTAAACTTCGGTGCTAGAGTTGCCGGAACGCCCGCTACAAAAAAAGCTAGTAACTATTTGCTCCAAGAGTATCGTAAGGCTGGCTATGTGGCGGAAATTCAAACTTTTAGCTATCCCAAATTTGTAGATTTAGGCTCAAATCTAACTATTGATAGCAAGGTAATTGCCGGAAAAGCCTTAAATGGTTCTCAATCAGGAAAACTTACTGCACCCCTTGTTGTTGTACCTAATTTTGGACGCACAGCAGATTATGCAAACATTAATGTTAAAGGCAAAGTTGCTATTGTCAAGCGCGGTGAAATCCGTTTTCTAGAAAAGGCTCAAAATGCAGCTAATGCAGGGGCGGTTGGCTTAGTTGTCGTTAATACTAAGCCTGGTAATTTATTCGGTACGCTAGGGGGTGATGTCAAAATCCCCGTACTGGCGCTAACCAATGAAGCGGGTCAATCTTTACTAAATGCAAATCAATCCCCCCGTCAAGTAAATCTAGCTGTCAACACCCGTCAAGGCAATATCACTGGACGCAATGTTATTGCTCGTTTACCTGGCGTAACTCAACCAAAAGTAATTTTAGGCGGTCATTATGACTCGGTAATAGATTCTCCCGGTGCAAATGATAATGCTTCGGGTACTGCTGTTGTCTTGGCGATCGCCCGTAAGGCTGCAAAAACTCCCCTAGCCCGTCAAGCTTGGTTTATGGCTTTTGACGGCGAAGAAGATGGTTTGCATGGCTCTAAAGCCTTTGTAAGCAGCGCTAAACCGGAATTTTTGCAAGGGCTTAAAGGTATGCTCAACTTTGACATGGTCGGCGTAAATGATCGCCTACTTGTCGGCGGAACTCAATCTTTAACCAAATTAGCCAAGTCTACCAACCCCACTATTACTACTTTTGGCAATCCAGGAGGTAGCGATCATGCTTCTTTTTCTAGCGCTAATGTCCCGGTACTCTTTTTCTATCGAGGTGAAGACCCTAATTATCATAGTCCTGGCGATCGACAAATAGATCCCAAACTACTTGATGAAACAACACAACTCGGCTTTGATTTAGCTAACAAAATTCAAAAGTAATTGTTTTACTTCCCAACCCAAACTCATCTTTAAACATACAACAACCATGCTAAAACTTTTACCTCTAGGTGCGGTATTAGCTACTATTATCAGCACCCAACTGCCCGGTTTTACTTCCACCCAGCGTTTACAATTAGCTCAATTACCATCATTTGCCGAACCCTACAATTCCACTTCACCAGAAAATAACGATCCAAGTGGAAAATTAATAACTACGGCGCTAGTGGTTAGTGCTATTGCGACGGGAGGCTATTTAGCAACTAAAAAATCAAAATCTAATCCTGATAGTAAAATAGACCAAGCGAGTCCCAAGTTGCGAAAAAAACTCCTAATTCTCTTGTACAATGACAGCGAAACTGCTAACCGTTTATTAGCTCATACTCAACAAACCAATCCCCAAAAATCAGTTAATTGGGCGATGGAAAAAGTAATCTATGACTTAGAACGCGATCGCGCCTAACAAGCATAATAACCTTCTTTAAAGGATGAATTAAAAGCTTTTTAATTAGTATCTAATAGTTGCCCTCTTGCTTAAAAAGTGAACCATGAGATATTTTCTCCCTTTTTTAAGGGGGGATCTCCACATATTCCATTTTTAAACAAACCGCCACCAGTGCAATGACTTACGATTGCACTTGCGCCACTACCTTTACCTTTTCTAAAAACTCTTGCGTCAACTGAGTAAAAGCTTTTGCTCCCGCCGTACTAGGATTAGTCAAAACTACAGGCATAAAACTATCTACAGCTTTCGCCACATTAACGTCAATAGGTATATTAGTGCTAAACAGCTTACTTGCCCCAAAATCTTGATTAACCCGCGCAATCACTTGACGGTAATATCTCCCTGTTAGCAAATTACCCGACATTGTAAAAACTATCCCCAACATCGAAACCTTGAGAATTTGGTCTTTTTGATGGCTTTCTTTTAAACTGGCAATTCGTCGCTCTAATAACTGAATCCCAATCACTGATAAAGGTTCTGGTTTTGCAGGCAATATATAAAAGTCACTCGCTACCAAAGCACTGCGAGTCAAAAGCGTATACCCCGGAGCGCAATCTAAAATAATAAAGTCGTATTCCCCAACTAGCGGTTGTAATATTTTTTTGATTAAAAACCTTTCAAAGCGATTCCATACAAATTCAAATTCGCACTTACCCAAATCGAGCGCCTCCTGATGAAGCATTTGCGATACTAAAAATTCGTCGTAAAGGTCAATATCTCCTGGTAATAAATCCAAACCTGGCAAGTTGCAAACGTCGTGTTGCACAACATCATGGCTAGAAAACTTTGGGTTATCAACTGGACTAATAATTTGCTCAACTAAGTATCTCAAAGTCTGCTTGCGCTTTCTAAACTTGGCAAACTCCGATGGTGGCATCAAACTTAAAGTAGCGCTGATTTGCGTATCTAAATCTACTACCAATACTCGCTTACCATGCTCTTTAACTAAAGCTGTCGCCAAATTAACCGATAACGTTGTTTTACCAACTCCTCCCTTCATATTTGCCGTTGCAATAACATACCCCATTCATCTATCCCACTACGCCAACCAACCAATTAGACTTTACCCGTCAATGCCTTTTTAGGCAATTTCCTGTCTTTAGATATAGATATCTCCCAAAGTAAGTAATGTAGCCTTAAGTTAGTTTGATGTTAAATTATTAGCCCAAGGATAACTAAGTCATGGCTCATATCTTGCATATAGACTCTAGCCCACGCGGTGAAAGGTCGCATTCTCGCAGTTTGACTCACCGATTTGTCACCGACTGGAAAAATGCCCATCCTCAAGATACCGTCACCTATAGAGATTTGGGACATCACCCTGCACCCCATGTAGATGAGCCTTGGATAGCCGCCGCTTACTCCGAACCCAAAACCCATTCTCCCGAATTACAGAAGGCTATTAGCACCTCTGATACTTTGGTAGACGAGTTATTAGCCGCCGATCGCTATGTCTTTGGCGTACCAATGTACAATTTTAATGTACCGTCTACTTTCAAAGCTTACATTGACCAAATTGTCCGCGTAAACCGCACCTTTGCAGTCAACGAGCAAGGTTATCAAGGTTTAGTACATGGTAAAAAACTGCTAGTTATTACTTCTAGTGGCGGTAGTTATAAATCTGGTACTCCTACGGCGGGTTATGATTTTCAAGTGCCTTTTTTAAAAGCAATATTTGGTTTAATCGGCATTACAGATATTACCTTCATTCACGCCGATAATATGGATAGAGGAGATGAAGGGCGCAAAGAGTCTTTGACGGACGCTAGTAATGCTATTAGTCAAGCGGTAGCTAACTGGTAGAAAGATCGCTTTTAACCCAAATCAATACTTGTAGCCAGCAAACTCTGTAACCGTTGCAGCGAAGCACCAAAAAGCAAATCTCCTTTACCCAATAAATAAGCGGCGGCGGTTTGCTTTCCTCCTAAAATAATCGCTGAATCCGCCTCACTAGCGGTTTTTAATGCTATTCTCCCCGGCAAATTTGAGCGGATAATTGGCGTAACAACTTTAGCTTCTGGGCGCTGGGTAGCAATAATTAAATGAATCCCCGCCGCCCTTGCCATTGCCCCCAAGCGCTTGATATTTTGTTCTAAGGCTGTGCGGCTGTCTTTTTCGGTCATAAAGTCGGCGTACTCGTCAAATATGCAAACAATGCGCGGTAATGCTGAGGATGACTTTTGATTGTAAGTGCTTATGTCTGCACAACCTGCGGTTTCAAAACGTTGATAGCGCTTATTCATTTCTGCTACCAATTGTTCCATTAATGCGATCGCGCGATCGCAATCCTTAACAATGGGAGAATACAACCAGGGCATTTTCTCAAATTCAGGAAATGTTACCCTTTTAGGATCTACTAAAACAATTTTTAAGTTATCGGGCGTATGGCGTACCAATAAGCTAAGTAAGAGACTTCGCAAAAACTCGCTTTTTCCGCTTCCGGTTGTACCGCCAACTAAGAAATGACAGGTATTGGGATCAGCTAAATCTGCTTCTACTAACTTACCTTCTAAATCTACACCAATGGCAATTTTTATCGGCGCGGTAGGGGGTAAAGTTGCAGGAATAACAAAGTTCTCAAAACTAGCAACTTGGCGGCTTGTACGTGGCAAATCAACGCTAATATAGCCTGCTTGTGTGGCAATTAAAGGTGTATTAGCGATGCCTAAATGTACCTTCAAGTCTTGAGATGTATTGACGATTGAGGTAAATTTTACGCCTAAATGGGGCTTAAGCTTGACGCGAATAAATGCCGAACCGACTACAGAACCCAGGTAATCTACACCTAGCTTAAAGGATTTTAGGGTTTCTACTAATTGGTGGGCGATCGCATCGGCTTCAATAGAGATGCTATCGGAACTATCTATAGTCCCCCTAACCCCCCAATTCTGGGGGGAACTTGAATTTAAGTCCCCCAAAGTTGGGGGATTTAGGGGGCTTTCCGCAACTGGTGCATCAACTTTTTGACTGGTAGGTTGGGGAGTTTTTATAACAGGTTTTGCTTCGCTACTAGCTTCAAAAAAGCTTTGACATTTGACTTTTTGCGGACAAATATTACATAACAAATCTGGCTGCGTTGTTGGTGGTGGGGGATTGGGTTGAGGAGAATCCCAAGCTAGCCATTGACGCATTTGTTGCAGCTTTTGCGGAATTAGCTGGTGTACAGTTTTTTCTAATTCATCCCACGTAAAAGTTAATTCTTCCCAATTAGGCAAAACGCTATAAACGGCGGAATCTATAGCTACTCCTAGCTTTTCTTTCAGCATATAGCTGTAAAGCGCAACTTGAGCTAATTGGGCGGATTTATCAACGGCTGGATAAGTTTTGTATTCTATTACACAAAGGCGATGATGTTCAAAATCATAAACTACACTGTCAAAACGCCCTTGAACTAATTGCTGTGTACCATCTGTTAGTTGAAAAGAATGTTTTACCGTCGGCTTAATTGCGATTAACGTTTTACTAATTACTTCTGCACCGTTGCAATAACGCCGATTTTGAACTAATAATTTTGCCCAGTGGTGAATAAGTCCTTTTAAGGCTTCCCAAAGCTGATACAGGGCGGCGGACTTACTTGGATTTGTTTGTACTATTGCTTTAAGATAGGGAAAAAATGATAACTCGTAAAATAGCTGTTGCATTTGCTGCGCGATCGCATTTATATTTAATTGTTCTACTTCTGGTTGCAATAACAAACTAAATCTAGGTTCTTGTTTGGCGATAAAAGCAAAGTTATCCGCTAATTGATGAAATTGAGTGCCAATTTTTGATGAATTTCCCCCTGGCAAAAACATCATATTTCCGCCCCAGCGATGTCCCAAATAAAACAAGCGCGGACACTCAAAAGCTACTCTAACTTTGGTAACGCTAAAAGAGCGCGAACGAGAAGAATTAGCAACTTTATTCACTGGCTTTATTTGATTTGGGTTACTTATTTCTAGTAAACGGCGATGGATTTGAGCTAAATAAACACTGTCCAGATTTGCATATTCTAGCTGCGAGTTTGTAAGTGGGCGCTGTCTCCAGTTACTTGACTGTTCTGTTTTATCTACATTAGAAAAACCACAAAGTTCTTCTGCTAAGGTTTTGAGCTTTAAGTTAGGTAATTGAGCAACTTCTTTGAAACTATGTCTTAATTTTCTTGCTAGTTGTAGCGTACAAGTAACATTTTTTGCTTGGTCTTTTCCTAAAAATTTCAAATCATAGTTGGCATTATGAAAAACTTTTTCAATTTTAGAATTAGCCATAACTTTATTAATAAAATAAGTTACCAGTTCTGGCTTATCTAACACATCTAAAACATAAGCTTTAGTTCCCGTTGTATCTGTAAGATCGTCAGAAGCTTGAATTAGAGATATTTTTGGTTTTGAAGTTTGCCAGTCTGCTGTTTCAGTGTCTAGCCAAAGTATTTTGGCAAGAGCAAGTTTGTCAATTACTTTAGTAATTTCGTCAGGTTTTGTTAAATAAAACATTAAATAAGAATGCCTAAAATTTTTAACTCAATAATTTTATTTTTATTTAGATGCTACTACTAAACAAATTAATTGACTTTTTGGTTTTGCATGAGGATCAACAATTTGAACT from Synechocystis sp. PCC 7509 includes these protein-coding regions:
- a CDS encoding DNA translocase FtsK, yielding MFYLTKPDEITKVIDKLALAKILWLDTETADWQTSKPKISLIQASDDLTDTTGTKAYVLDVLDKPELVTYFINKVMANSKIEKVFHNANYDLKFLGKDQAKNVTCTLQLARKLRHSFKEVAQLPNLKLKTLAEELCGFSNVDKTEQSSNWRQRPLTNSQLEYANLDSVYLAQIHRRLLEISNPNQIKPVNKVANSSRSRSFSVTKVRVAFECPRLFYLGHRWGGNMMFLPGGNSSKIGTQFHQLADNFAFIAKQEPRFSLLLQPEVEQLNINAIAQQMQQLFYELSFFPYLKAIVQTNPSKSAALYQLWEALKGLIHHWAKLLVQNRRYCNGAEVISKTLIAIKPTVKHSFQLTDGTQQLVQGRFDSVVYDFEHHRLCVIEYKTYPAVDKSAQLAQVALYSYMLKEKLGVAIDSAVYSVLPNWEELTFTWDELEKTVHQLIPQKLQQMRQWLAWDSPQPNPPPPTTQPDLLCNICPQKVKCQSFFEASSEAKPVIKTPQPTSQKVDAPVAESPLNPPTLGDLNSSSPQNWGVRGTIDSSDSISIEADAIAHQLVETLKSFKLGVDYLGSVVGSAFIRVKLKPHLGVKFTSIVNTSQDLKVHLGIANTPLIATQAGYISVDLPRTSRQVASFENFVIPATLPPTAPIKIAIGVDLEGKLVEADLADPNTCHFLVGGTTGSGKSEFLRSLLLSLLVRHTPDNLKIVLVDPKRVTFPEFEKMPWLYSPIVKDCDRAIALMEQLVAEMNKRYQRFETAGCADISTYNQKSSSALPRIVCIFDEYADFMTEKDSRTALEQNIKRLGAMARAAGIHLIIATQRPEAKVVTPIIRSNLPGRIALKTASEADSAIILGGKQTAAAYLLGKGDLLFGASLQRLQSLLATSIDLG